Proteins from a genomic interval of Rhipicephalus microplus isolate Deutch F79 chromosome 6, USDA_Rmic, whole genome shotgun sequence:
- the LOC119167026 gene encoding uncharacterized protein LOC119167026, giving the protein MNRTDFDSTFNCPVCLGPSQNMVFGMCQHFVCASCLYEPDSESLKPAFYCCPLCKAKDVFPDYCPEIPQSTKLLMNIVGVVKCRRKRCGEEIWAWDVEEHQGSCLGIGRRSSVRCSRSTASGRSGQRATTRQSKRKRSKSPVELKK; this is encoded by the exons ATGAATCGCACCGATTTCGACTCGAC GTTCAACTGCCCGGTCTGTCTGGGGCCGAGTCAGAACATGGTATTCGGCATGTGCCAGCACTTCGTGTGTGCTTCCTGTCTGTACGAGCCGGACAGCGAAAGTTTGAAGCCTGCGTTCTATTGTTGTCCCCTCTGCAAAGCCAAGGACGTGTTCCCAGATTACTG CCCCGAAATTCCGCAGTCCACCAAGCTGCTGATGAACATTGTTGGCGTCGTGAAGTGCCGTCGAAAACGGTGCGGTGAAGAAATTTGGGCTTGGGACGTGGAAGAACACCAAGG GTCTTGCCTGGGCATCGGAAGACGGTCGTCAGTGCGTTGCTCTCGCTCCACAGCAAGTGGTCGCAGTGGCCAGAGAGCCACCACCCGCCAGAGCAAGCGGAAGAGGAGCAAGAGCCCTGTTGAACTCAAGAAATGA